In Haemorhous mexicanus isolate bHaeMex1 chromosome 21, bHaeMex1.pri, whole genome shotgun sequence, the following proteins share a genomic window:
- the GTF3C5 gene encoding general transcription factor 3C polypeptide 5: protein MAAARQRGPRGSAVLELPRNPRLVCVEYPGLVRDVGAMLRTLGGEQGVSRIYADPAKRLELYFRPKDPYCHPVCANRFPTSTMLLRVRRRSKKKQQLDPEDQIQPEVEFEMEILGIVTTVYKFQGMSDFQYLAMHSGPDGKQTSMYDKVLMLKPEKEEFFNRDLPLYIPPPIFSRLDTPVDYFYRPDIQHREGYNNPQVSGENLIGLSRARRPHNAIFVNFDDEEIPTKPLDAAVQNWKKVCTNPVDKKVEEELRKLFEVRPVWSRNAVKANISVHPDKLKVLLPYLAYYMLTGPWRSLWVRFGYDPRKHPEAKIYQVLDFRIRCGMKYGYAATDMPVKAKRSTYNYSLPITVKKQGSHTVSVHDLKQGLGSAGTSGAKKPPSSRYKLKESVYIFREGALPPYRQMFYQLCDLNVESLQKIIHRNDGTESECTERDGWCLAKTSDDLRDSMSLMIKQIIRSTRPALFSNTTSSEDGKEQLAYESGEDEDDEEEEEEDFKPSDGSENEMETEILEYV from the exons ATGGCGGCGGCGCGGCAGCGGGGCCCGCGAGGCTCGGccgtgctggagctgccccgcAACCCGCGCTTGGTCTGCGTGGAGTACCCGGGACTCGTCCGGGACGTCGGGGCCATGCTGCGGACgctgggaggagagcagggggtGTCGCGG ATCTACGCCGACCCTGCCAAAAGGCTGGAGCTGTATTTCCGCCCCAAGGACCCCTACTGCCACCCCGTGTGTGCCAACCGCTTCCCCACCTCCACCATGCTGCTCAGGGTCAGGAggaggagcaagaagaagcagcagttgGATCCCGAGGATCAAATCCAGCCAGAAGTGGAGTTTGAGATGGAGATTCTTGGGATTGTCACCACTGTTTACAAATTTCAAG GAATGTCTGACTTCCAGTACCTGGCAATGCACTCTGGCCCTGATGGCAAACAAACCTCCATGTATGACAAAGTCCTGATGCTCAAACCAGAGAAGGAAGAGTTTTTCAATAGAGATTTACCTCTTTACATCCCACCACCCATTTTCTCACGTCTGGACACTCCTGTGGACTATTTTTATCGCCCAGATATACAGCACAG GGAGGGATACAACAATCCCCAGGTGTCTGGTGAGAACCTGATTGGCCTCAGCAGGGCCAGACGCCCACACAATGCCATCTTTGTCAACTTTGATGATGAAGAAATCCCAACTAAGCCCCTGGATGCTGCTGTACAGAACTGGAAGAAAGTGTGCACCAATCCTGTGGATAAAAAGGTGGAGGAAGAACTCAGAAAG CTCTTTGAAGTACGTCCCGTGTGGTCTCGCAATGCGGTCAAAGCCAATATCAGTGTCCATCCAGACAagctgaaggtgctgctgccttATTTGGCCTATTACATG TTAACAGGTCCTTGGAGAAGCTTATGGGTTAGGTTTGGGTATGACCCCAGGAAACACCCTGAAGCAAAGATTTATCAAGTGCTGGACTTCCGAATTCGCTGTGGAATGAAATATG GTTATGCTGCTACTGACATGCCTGTGAAAGCAAAACGCAGCACGTACAACTACAGCCTGCCCATCACTGTCAAGAAACAAG gaagtCACACAGTCAGTGTCCACGACCTGAAACAGGGGCTGGGTTCAGCTGGTACATCTGGGGCAAAAAAGCCCCCCTCCAGCAGGTATAAGCTGAAG GAATCCGTCTACATTTTCCGAGAAGGAGCCTTGCCCCCTTACCGCCAGATGTTCTACCAGCTCTGTGACTTAAATGTGGAAAG CCTGCAGAAGATCATCCATCGGAATGACGGCACCGAGTCGGAATGCACGGAGCGGGACGGGTGGTGCCTTGCCAAGACAAGTGATGACCTCAGGGACAGCATGTCCCTGATGATAAAGCAGATCATCAGATCCACCAGACCTG CTCTTTTCTCAAATACAACAAGCAGTGAAGATGGCAAAGAACAGCTGGCATATGAGTCtggagaggatgaggatgatgaagaggaggaggaagaggactTCAAGCCTTCTGATGGGAGTGAAAATGAAATGGAGACAGAAATTCTGGAGTATGTGTGA